In one window of Leptospira sp. GIMC2001 DNA:
- a CDS encoding delta-60 repeat domain-containing protein, translated as MESRNYSLISSYINIALYIFTVICTSACEIMPSIDKLPIHEALEIRAFICLTDASSNLCNGSSNSTESEVSLSPVTGLTATPSSIFVRLQWTNSTEPSVSGVKILRKLGAFPESANDASATEVYTGSNSEFLDSGLTSSTSYFYSVYSTNTAGAFSQASQVTTTTNASGGIDPSFNQGTGAIGGAILSAILQPDEKIVVGGDFTTYNGVSRSRVARILVDGALDTSFDPGTGTNSRASALDITSDGKIYIGDNFTLYNGVTRNGLARLLPNGDLDLTFDPLLGPDNRIRAAGLQSNGKLIIGGMFLNYNGTPVNRIARVNTDGSIDPTFMIGTGANALIRDIYVMPDDKIWISGDFNSFNGSAKPYINRLMPDGSNDPSFTPGGGPNSTVTSQCFLSDGSSIISGIFNTVSGTPRLNLAKLTPNGALDPSFDPGTGLGGSTFINCLELPDKTIFGVGTFTTYNGQTRNRVVKILPSGAIDPSFNPISGASGEVARVFFTSTGKLVITGSLTSYDGATVNRITRIFP; from the coding sequence ATGGAGTCGAGAAATTATAGCTTAATTTCATCATATATTAATATAGCATTGTATATATTCACCGTAATTTGTACATCTGCTTGCGAAATTATGCCTTCCATTGATAAATTACCGATCCATGAAGCTCTAGAAATTCGAGCCTTTATCTGCCTGACTGATGCGAGTTCGAATTTATGCAATGGAAGTTCTAATTCAACAGAAAGTGAAGTATCCCTTAGTCCTGTTACTGGACTTACTGCAACTCCAAGTTCCATATTTGTTAGATTGCAATGGACGAATTCAACTGAACCAAGTGTTAGCGGTGTCAAAATTCTACGAAAACTAGGAGCTTTTCCTGAATCTGCAAATGACGCAAGTGCGACTGAAGTTTATACGGGATCCAATTCGGAATTTCTGGATAGTGGACTCACAAGTTCTACCAGTTATTTCTATTCTGTTTACTCAACAAATACAGCTGGTGCATTTTCGCAAGCATCACAAGTGACAACAACCACGAATGCATCGGGAGGGATAGATCCTTCTTTCAACCAAGGAACGGGAGCAATTGGAGGAGCTATCCTTTCAGCAATTCTCCAACCTGACGAAAAAATAGTGGTGGGAGGAGATTTTACCACTTATAACGGAGTCTCCAGATCCCGTGTTGCAAGAATCCTGGTAGATGGCGCTCTTGATACAAGTTTTGATCCAGGCACTGGGACTAATTCTCGAGCGTCAGCACTGGATATTACTTCAGATGGTAAGATTTATATTGGCGATAATTTCACCTTATACAATGGAGTTACGAGAAATGGCTTGGCTCGATTACTTCCAAATGGTGATTTAGATTTAACTTTTGATCCGCTTCTTGGTCCAGACAATCGCATCAGGGCTGCGGGTCTTCAATCCAACGGAAAACTAATTATAGGTGGGATGTTTTTAAATTACAATGGAACTCCTGTAAATCGTATAGCGCGTGTTAATACAGATGGAAGTATTGATCCCACATTTATGATTGGAACGGGAGCCAACGCATTGATTCGAGATATTTATGTAATGCCAGATGATAAAATCTGGATCTCGGGAGATTTCAACTCATTCAATGGATCAGCGAAACCGTATATAAATCGATTGATGCCCGATGGGAGCAATGATCCCAGTTTTACTCCTGGAGGCGGGCCGAATTCTACTGTTACTTCGCAGTGCTTTCTATCCGACGGATCAAGTATAATTTCTGGGATATTCAATACTGTCTCTGGGACTCCAAGACTGAATTTGGCTAAATTAACACCTAACGGAGCTCTGGATCCATCCTTCGATCCTGGAACTGGTTTAGGTGGATCCACTTTTATCAATTGCTTAGAGCTTCCAGACAAAACCATTTTTGGTGTGGGAACTTTTACTACCTACAATGGACAGACAAGAAATCGAGTAGTGAAAATATTACCATCAGGAGCAATTGATCCTAGTTTCAATCCAATCAGCGGTGCTTCTGGAGAAGTCGCGCGCGTATTTTTTACTTCGACAGGTAAGCTAGTAATAACCGGTTCACTTACCTCTTACGATGGTGCTACTGTCAATCGCATAACAAGAATATTTCCATAG
- a CDS encoding SDR family oxidoreductase encodes MPNSDKNIPIFVSGASGYIASWIIKYLLIDGYKVHGTVRSLNDTKKIEHLLKFQTTYPGQLNLFEADLLSPGSFDTAIDGCEIVIHTASPFFVTGISDPQKELIDPAVKGTENILNSCNKFSSVKRVVLTSSVAAVMGDNIDAQKSKDSILDESYWNQTSNLSHQPYSYSKKIAEEIAWKIASEQSRWDLVTINPSFVLGPSLSSRMDGTSVQFVRRLISGELKMGVPNLYFAVVDVRDVAQAHLLAALENKSKGRYILSNTTKSMLELCQIIEKIYPNKYPTGSFALPNFLMYVAGPILGLNWEFLNKNLGISFGFNHSRSLELGIKYTDLELTLKDHVEQLNKLK; translated from the coding sequence ATGCCAAATTCTGATAAAAACATTCCCATTTTTGTATCTGGTGCGTCCGGATATATCGCATCTTGGATTATCAAATACCTACTAATCGATGGATACAAAGTTCATGGCACTGTCAGATCACTAAATGATACGAAAAAAATTGAACATTTATTAAAATTTCAGACAACCTATCCTGGACAATTGAATCTATTCGAGGCGGATCTTCTATCGCCGGGATCATTTGACACAGCAATTGACGGATGCGAAATTGTAATTCATACAGCATCGCCTTTTTTCGTAACAGGAATCTCAGATCCTCAGAAAGAATTAATTGATCCAGCAGTCAAAGGTACAGAGAATATTCTAAATTCTTGCAATAAGTTTTCATCGGTCAAACGCGTTGTTCTTACTTCTAGTGTGGCTGCCGTAATGGGCGACAATATCGACGCACAGAAATCCAAAGATTCAATCTTAGATGAGTCTTATTGGAATCAGACTAGCAATCTCAGTCACCAACCATATTCCTATTCCAAAAAGATTGCCGAAGAGATTGCTTGGAAAATTGCATCTGAACAATCACGATGGGATCTCGTAACCATCAACCCTTCTTTTGTATTGGGACCATCTCTATCAAGCAGAATGGATGGAACAAGCGTACAATTCGTTCGAAGATTGATAAGCGGAGAATTGAAAATGGGTGTGCCGAATCTTTATTTCGCAGTTGTTGATGTTCGTGACGTTGCTCAAGCTCACCTCCTTGCTGCTTTAGAAAATAAATCCAAAGGAAGATACATTTTGTCCAATACTACCAAGTCTATGTTAGAATTGTGCCAGATTATAGAAAAAATTTATCCAAACAAATATCCGACTGGTTCTTTTGCACTTCCTAATTTTCTGATGTATGTAGCTGGGCCAATTCTTGGATTGAATTGGGAATTTCTAAATAAAAACTTAGGGATTAGTTTCGGATTCAATCATTCTCGTAGCTTAGAATTGGGTATCAAATACACAGATTTAGAACTCACTCTCAAAGATCATGTTGAACAACTGAATAAATTGAAATAA
- the purT gene encoding formate-dependent phosphoribosylglycinamide formyltransferase, giving the protein MNHSGTIIGSKPAKLALLGSGELGKEIAIEAQRLGIYVVAIDRYPVAPAMQVANEFRVIDMLNGPELEKSLREIQPDFIIPELEAIHTETLVSMEANGFKIVPSAKAVHLTMNREGIRNFASKELGLKTSKYFFADTFEEFRSAIESIGFPCVVKPIMSSSGKGQSLIQSDNDIELAWDYGQKGGRAGKGKMIIEEFIQFDYEITLLTIQHVDGVTFLQPIGHKQVNGDYVESWMPQPMSDLALTRAREIANKVTSGLGGFGIFGVELFIKGDEVFFSEVSPRPHDTGLVTLISQNFSEFSLHLRALLGLTIPEIIYHTPAASAAILLEAKTDSPKIGGLAESLTDVQTDIRIFGKPTIDGKRRMGVALARSSTIEDARQRARLTASKLHLL; this is encoded by the coding sequence ATGAATCACTCAGGAACAATTATTGGATCAAAACCCGCAAAACTTGCATTACTAGGTTCAGGAGAACTTGGTAAAGAAATTGCTATTGAAGCACAGAGATTGGGAATCTATGTTGTTGCCATTGATCGTTATCCAGTTGCACCTGCAATGCAAGTAGCGAATGAGTTTAGAGTGATTGACATGCTCAATGGTCCTGAGCTCGAGAAGTCCCTTCGAGAAATTCAGCCAGATTTCATCATTCCTGAGCTAGAAGCCATTCATACTGAAACACTCGTTTCTATGGAAGCAAATGGTTTCAAAATTGTACCATCAGCAAAGGCTGTTCACCTCACAATGAATCGGGAAGGTATTCGAAATTTTGCCAGTAAAGAACTTGGCTTGAAAACTTCTAAATATTTTTTCGCAGATACGTTTGAGGAATTTCGATCAGCCATTGAGTCCATTGGATTCCCATGCGTTGTAAAACCAATTATGAGTTCTTCCGGCAAAGGGCAGAGTCTAATCCAATCAGATAATGATATTGAACTTGCTTGGGATTATGGTCAGAAGGGCGGTCGTGCAGGCAAAGGTAAAATGATCATTGAAGAATTTATCCAATTCGACTATGAGATAACTTTGCTTACAATTCAACATGTTGATGGCGTAACTTTTCTTCAACCAATTGGCCACAAGCAAGTAAATGGCGACTACGTAGAATCATGGATGCCTCAGCCAATGTCAGATCTTGCTCTAACAAGAGCACGCGAGATTGCGAACAAAGTGACCAGCGGACTGGGAGGATTTGGAATTTTTGGAGTTGAGCTATTTATAAAAGGTGATGAAGTATTCTTTAGTGAAGTCTCACCAAGACCGCATGATACAGGACTTGTCACACTTATTAGCCAGAATTTTTCTGAATTTTCATTGCATCTACGTGCTTTATTGGGACTCACAATTCCAGAAATTATTTACCATACTCCTGCAGCCAGTGCTGCGATACTATTGGAAGCTAAGACAGATTCTCCTAAAATCGGTGGCCTTGCTGAATCATTAACTGATGTCCAAACAGATATTCGTATATTCGGAAAGCCTACAATTGATGGAAAGCGTAGGATGGGTGTGGCTCTTGCAAGATCATCAACAATCGAAGATGCTAGACAAAGAGCAAGGCTAACGGCAAGTAAGTTGCATTTATTATAA
- a CDS encoding aldo/keto reductase has protein sequence MEKLNINSMIKSNQDVLVPRFGLGVWKSKPKECYSAVISALKAGYRHIDTAAIYGNESEVGDAIRDSGIPRSEIFLVTKLWNADQGYDSALKAIDRSLSNLKTDYVDMYLIHFPVADKRKDSWRALQKIQSDKKTKAIGVSNYMIWHLEELINETEVLPAMNQVEYHPFLNNNELLSFCNSKGIILEAYSPLAHGQKLNDPKVSELAKKYNKSNAQILIRWSLQKGMVVIPKSANPERIVQNADVYDFEINAADMVSMESWDEGLRTCWDPTTVE, from the coding sequence ATGGAAAAATTGAATATAAATTCGATGATTAAATCTAATCAAGATGTGTTGGTTCCCCGATTTGGATTGGGTGTTTGGAAGTCCAAGCCGAAGGAATGCTATTCAGCTGTGATTTCCGCACTCAAAGCAGGCTACAGACATATCGATACCGCCGCGATTTATGGAAATGAGTCCGAAGTTGGTGATGCGATTCGAGATTCAGGAATTCCACGATCGGAAATTTTTTTGGTTACGAAGTTATGGAACGCTGATCAGGGATATGATTCGGCTTTGAAAGCGATCGATAGATCTTTATCAAATCTAAAGACAGATTATGTTGATATGTATTTGATCCATTTTCCAGTTGCTGACAAAAGAAAAGACTCATGGCGCGCATTGCAGAAAATCCAATCTGATAAAAAAACCAAGGCCATCGGTGTGAGCAATTATATGATCTGGCATTTAGAAGAGCTGATCAATGAAACAGAGGTATTGCCCGCGATGAATCAAGTGGAATATCATCCATTCCTAAACAATAATGAACTTCTTTCTTTTTGTAATTCGAAGGGAATAATCTTAGAAGCATACAGTCCACTTGCGCATGGACAGAAACTAAACGATCCTAAAGTAAGTGAACTTGCAAAAAAATATAACAAAAGCAACGCTCAGATTTTGATTCGATGGAGTTTACAGAAGGGAATGGTTGTGATTCCCAAGTCTGCAAATCCCGAACGAATTGTCCAGAATGCAGACGTTTATGATTTTGAGATCAATGCAGCAGACATGGTCTCAATGGAAAGCTGGGATGAAGGACTGCGAACATGTTGGGATCCAACGACTGTCGAATGA
- a CDS encoding adenylate/guanylate cyclase domain-containing protein, which translates to MNTRHRVALDIGRHFLDHLDMELAKSSEVLDGSIFDGKTAREIHTGVRNELLSVLPELEITPKPRFNLFLLWWKKNKFVYAYDQFTLDSYNLIFLQRILCLLDWSESSRKDFHRITLDIFNKFDYKRPGFAVSDFLNYENNMRELLREIIFDIPDIDYKEAWDVIYEQSSEYQAVVNEFFENILHIALEDSERLLHNILPVSIATELKEKNRVDPIQVDSATVIFTDFKGFTQLSEKMSAKELIQELDECFSIFDNIIDKYGLEKIKTIGDSYMCAGGIPQSNHTHVFDCALASLEMRDAMNELYNKKISDGKPFWQVRIGFHTGDLTAGVIGNKKFSYDIWGDTVNTASRMESSGSPGQVNVSSAVYNLLYPLFQLESRGAIAAKNKGDMEMYYLLDLKNKYKGKMKISSLSKSNNQSYIENSKSEISKNEYKLGNEEFWSIYSRISRGGKIVVKAR; encoded by the coding sequence ATGAATACTAGGCATAGAGTTGCGTTAGATATAGGTAGACATTTTTTGGATCATCTCGATATGGAATTGGCTAAATCTTCCGAAGTTCTGGATGGTTCAATCTTTGATGGCAAGACTGCAAGAGAGATTCACACTGGGGTTCGAAATGAATTGTTAAGTGTTCTTCCTGAATTGGAAATAACACCCAAGCCAAGATTTAATTTATTTTTACTCTGGTGGAAGAAAAACAAATTTGTATATGCCTATGATCAATTCACTCTTGATTCGTACAATTTAATATTCCTTCAGAGAATTTTATGCTTATTGGATTGGTCAGAATCAAGTCGTAAAGATTTTCACCGTATAACATTAGATATATTCAATAAGTTTGATTACAAGCGACCTGGATTTGCAGTGTCAGATTTTCTAAATTACGAAAATAATATGCGAGAGCTACTTCGAGAAATTATTTTCGATATTCCTGATATTGATTATAAAGAAGCCTGGGATGTGATCTATGAACAGAGTAGTGAATATCAAGCAGTGGTGAATGAATTTTTTGAAAATATTCTACACATAGCCTTAGAAGATTCTGAAAGACTATTGCATAATATTTTACCTGTATCGATTGCAACAGAGCTCAAAGAAAAGAATCGTGTTGATCCAATTCAAGTGGATTCAGCGACTGTGATCTTTACGGATTTTAAAGGTTTCACTCAGCTCAGTGAGAAGATGTCAGCAAAAGAATTGATCCAAGAACTAGACGAATGCTTTTCAATATTTGATAATATTATTGATAAATATGGTTTAGAGAAAATCAAAACTATTGGAGATTCTTATATGTGCGCCGGTGGAATTCCACAATCGAATCACACTCATGTTTTCGATTGCGCTCTGGCATCACTTGAAATGAGAGATGCAATGAACGAATTGTATAACAAGAAAATATCAGATGGCAAACCATTCTGGCAAGTTCGGATTGGTTTTCATACGGGAGATCTAACTGCGGGAGTCATTGGAAATAAAAAATTTAGTTACGATATATGGGGTGATACCGTTAATACTGCGAGCAGAATGGAAAGTTCAGGAAGTCCAGGACAAGTAAACGTATCAAGTGCGGTCTACAATCTATTGTATCCTCTGTTCCAATTGGAATCAAGAGGTGCAATTGCTGCAAAAAATAAGGGAGATATGGAGATGTATTATCTTTTGGATCTCAAGAATAAATACAAAGGTAAAATGAAAATTTCATCTTTATCTAAATCAAATAATCAAAGTTATATTGAAAATTCTAAATCTGAGATTTCTAAAAACGAATATAAACTTGGAAATGAAGAGTTCTGGAGTATCTACTCAAGAATTTCTAGGGGAGGTAAAATAGTTGTAAAAGCAAGATAA
- a CDS encoding AAA family ATPase, with the protein MNEQTLSSLKEALKHSPDNNPLRLLLAETYLAMNRLNEAEEEFTYLARNDVDPKAKFGLADVYYRKGNYSACNVILEEIIDQGYNDSRAFLLYSKGLMQENSILKAREFYQKALLLDPNNTSDDLDEQLRLKSESLDEYEDDSLDHRFLEKPNVNFSDVGGMDSIKKEIDLKIIKPLTHPEMYKAYGKKVGGGILLYGPPGCGKTYLAKATAGQVNAKFISVGLNDILDMWIGNSEKNLHDIFELARDNSPCVFFVDEIDALGASRTDMKQSSGRHLINQFLQELDGIESQNEGILIIGATNTPWNLDPAFRRPGRFDRILFVPPPDEKSRESILRLKLKDKPIENLDYLSLAKKMNHYSGADIDAIIDRAIEYKLEGSFEDGQIQPISNKDLLNAIKIHKPSTQEWFATAKNFALFANDSGLYDEILDYLKIKK; encoded by the coding sequence ATGAACGAACAAACTTTATCTAGTTTAAAAGAGGCACTCAAGCATTCTCCGGACAATAATCCGCTACGACTTTTACTTGCAGAGACTTACCTTGCAATGAATCGTTTGAATGAAGCCGAAGAAGAATTTACCTACCTTGCTCGCAATGATGTAGACCCCAAGGCTAAGTTTGGTCTTGCGGATGTGTATTACAGAAAAGGCAATTATTCTGCATGCAATGTAATCTTAGAAGAAATTATAGACCAAGGTTATAATGATTCTCGTGCATTTCTATTGTATTCAAAAGGTCTAATGCAAGAAAATTCTATTTTAAAAGCTAGGGAATTCTACCAGAAAGCTCTACTTTTAGATCCAAATAATACCAGTGACGACCTTGACGAACAACTAAGATTAAAGTCGGAATCATTGGATGAATATGAAGACGATAGTCTTGATCACCGTTTTTTGGAAAAACCGAATGTCAACTTCTCGGATGTTGGCGGAATGGATTCCATAAAGAAAGAAATCGATTTAAAGATTATCAAACCTCTAACACATCCTGAAATGTACAAAGCGTACGGTAAAAAAGTGGGTGGCGGAATTTTATTGTATGGCCCACCAGGTTGCGGTAAGACTTATCTAGCCAAAGCTACAGCAGGTCAGGTCAATGCAAAGTTTATAAGTGTTGGACTGAATGATATTTTGGATATGTGGATTGGAAATAGTGAGAAGAATCTTCACGATATCTTTGAATTGGCCCGAGATAATTCGCCTTGTGTATTTTTTGTAGATGAGATCGATGCTTTGGGTGCAAGTCGTACGGATATGAAGCAATCCAGTGGTAGACATTTGATCAATCAATTCTTACAAGAGTTAGATGGAATTGAATCTCAGAATGAAGGAATTCTGATAATTGGAGCGACCAATACTCCTTGGAATCTAGATCCAGCATTTAGACGTCCGGGAAGATTTGATCGTATTTTGTTTGTCCCTCCACCAGATGAAAAATCGAGAGAATCTATTCTTAGATTGAAACTAAAAGACAAACCTATTGAGAACTTGGACTATTTATCTCTCGCTAAAAAAATGAATCACTACTCGGGCGCAGATATAGATGCAATCATTGATCGAGCAATCGAATATAAACTTGAAGGTTCGTTTGAAGATGGACAGATTCAACCTATCTCGAATAAAGATCTCTTGAATGCTATCAAGATTCACAAACCGAGTACTCAAGAGTGGTTTGCAACTGCTAAGAACTTTGCTCTATTTGCAAATGACTCAGGTTTATACGACGAAATCCTAGATTATCTAAAAATTAAAAAATAA
- a CDS encoding tetratricopeptide repeat protein, whose product MNNDLQLSRIGILIQQGNYKDAEKNIKNLLTNEPNNVELLSLLAEVYLQLSKYDQGIEIIQHAIGLEPTNPDLFYLKARLEISKEKYKEAEQSIQDAISLNPNDEYYYALDSQIKILRKKFELALELANKALAINPENILALNSRSTALLKLNRKKESFDTIDGALREDPNNAYTHANYGWSLLEKNEHARALEHFKEALLHDPNSGYAQLGMVQALKARYFLYRIFLKYSFWMERLSSGGQWAFIIGFYVLTRILKSVAKSYENLYPYLIPIVVIMGVLAFSTWIITPISNLFLRLNRYGQFLLDSKEKLSSNLVGISLLIGIASLLIGWYVEDMRFIPIGIFGIVMMAPLGVMFSASKSQTLLVGYTILLAILGALSLYFTFTEGEIFNGASMLFVFGFVGFNWLSNFILIKESNPGS is encoded by the coding sequence ATGAATAACGACTTACAACTATCAAGAATTGGCATTTTGATCCAGCAAGGCAATTATAAAGACGCTGAGAAGAATATTAAGAATTTATTGACTAATGAACCGAATAATGTTGAACTTTTGTCTCTTCTTGCAGAAGTTTATTTGCAATTGAGTAAATATGACCAAGGTATTGAAATTATTCAACATGCGATAGGATTAGAGCCTACCAATCCTGATCTTTTTTATCTTAAGGCTAGACTTGAAATTAGCAAAGAAAAATATAAAGAGGCAGAACAGAGTATTCAAGATGCTATTTCTCTTAATCCTAATGATGAATACTATTACGCTTTAGATTCACAGATAAAAATATTAAGAAAAAAATTCGAACTTGCTTTAGAACTTGCGAATAAAGCACTTGCTATCAATCCAGAGAATATTCTTGCTCTAAATTCTAGAAGCACCGCATTGCTTAAGTTAAATAGAAAAAAAGAATCATTTGACACGATTGATGGAGCACTGAGAGAAGATCCAAATAATGCTTATACTCATGCTAATTACGGTTGGTCCTTACTAGAAAAAAACGAGCATGCCCGAGCATTAGAACATTTTAAAGAAGCATTATTGCATGACCCGAATTCAGGTTATGCACAATTAGGAATGGTTCAAGCTCTAAAAGCCCGATATTTTTTATATAGAATTTTTCTGAAATATTCATTTTGGATGGAGCGATTGTCCAGTGGAGGACAATGGGCTTTTATAATTGGATTCTACGTCCTAACTAGAATTTTAAAATCTGTTGCTAAATCTTATGAGAATCTTTATCCTTATTTGATTCCGATCGTAGTTATTATGGGAGTATTAGCTTTCTCCACTTGGATCATCACACCGATCAGTAATTTATTTCTTAGATTGAATCGATATGGTCAATTTCTTCTAGATTCAAAGGAGAAATTGAGCTCCAATTTAGTTGGAATAAGTTTGTTGATTGGAATAGCTAGCTTATTGATTGGTTGGTATGTTGAAGATATGCGATTTATACCGATTGGAATTTTTGGAATTGTCATGATGGCACCGTTAGGTGTTATGTTCTCAGCATCCAAATCTCAAACCCTGCTCGTTGGCTATACAATTCTTTTGGCAATCCTTGGAGCTTTATCTCTGTATTTTACCTTTACGGAGGGGGAGATTTTCAATGGAGCGTCCATGCTATTTGTATTTGGATTTGTAGGATTCAATTGGTTGAGTAATTTTATTTTGATTAAGGAATCCAATCCAGGTTCTTGA
- a CDS encoding TPM domain-containing protein — protein MKKSIILFTILICSNFLSAKDTPNFTTRVLDEAGILNAETKLAIESLSEDLENRTSAHLILYTTPTLDGEILEEYSIRVAESNGIGQAKKDNGILVIIVTDDRKMRIEVGYGLEGTLTDLYCNRIIQNIFIPNFKLGDYNIGIMQGMIAIRQILDGDAEGNPNLNPEKIEEDILNQRKGDHFREWNRVDEESFIQTLVLLGIFLLIGVLSKVLESKFNWLANTISRIIFGFLATCLSLFFTPKGFILLPFIVYICAIFYSLVFLSEEKNHKKKSDSKAQLAYPIILIAHLILAIAIYIIDEDVTVGISSFITLVLLFITIAIKLNIDGHIQNSYDLVFKKLGFEDRSFSATKGYFFSFLLFCLFIISIICDLSFPTALYLFSLFGLAFFIGFWVKSAKFLIYFAIAYGIWVIAFFTYFYHIFEIVPETIELTTFVISDAIVYYSLFHGYASLILVHRFIPSTSNIVRLLKFSLIALLWTIVPYINTLIQGGEWPNLLIFPINLGIIYFIKFCKVVSESDTGGYSSGGSSYSSSSSSSSSSYSSSSSSSSSGSSYSGGGGSFGGGGSSGSW, from the coding sequence ATGAAGAAATCAATAATCCTATTTACAATCTTAATTTGTTCTAATTTTCTATCTGCGAAGGATACTCCGAATTTTACAACCAGGGTTCTTGATGAAGCAGGGATCTTAAATGCGGAGACTAAGCTTGCGATCGAATCTCTCTCGGAAGATTTGGAAAATCGTACTTCTGCACACTTGATACTTTACACGACTCCTACTTTAGATGGAGAAATTTTAGAGGAATACTCGATTCGAGTGGCTGAATCGAATGGGATCGGTCAAGCCAAAAAGGACAATGGAATTCTTGTAATCATTGTAACAGATGATCGTAAAATGAGGATCGAAGTTGGCTATGGACTCGAAGGAACTTTAACAGATCTTTATTGCAATAGAATTATTCAGAATATTTTCATACCCAATTTTAAGTTAGGTGACTACAATATAGGAATTATGCAAGGTATGATAGCCATTCGTCAAATTTTGGATGGAGATGCAGAGGGCAATCCCAATCTAAATCCTGAAAAAATTGAAGAAGATATACTCAATCAGAGAAAAGGAGACCATTTTCGGGAATGGAATCGGGTGGATGAAGAATCCTTTATCCAAACACTAGTACTGCTTGGAATTTTTCTTCTTATTGGTGTCTTGTCAAAAGTTTTGGAATCCAAATTCAATTGGCTTGCGAATACAATTTCTAGAATCATTTTCGGATTTCTTGCAACTTGCCTCTCATTGTTTTTTACACCAAAAGGTTTTATTCTTTTGCCATTTATCGTTTATATATGTGCAATCTTCTATAGCTTGGTATTTCTTTCTGAAGAGAAAAACCATAAAAAGAAATCCGATTCTAAGGCGCAATTAGCCTATCCAATTATCCTTATAGCTCATTTGATTCTTGCGATTGCTATCTATATCATTGATGAAGACGTAACAGTAGGTATATCGTCATTCATAACCTTAGTTTTACTTTTTATAACAATAGCGATAAAACTAAATATTGATGGACATATACAAAATTCTTATGATCTAGTTTTCAAAAAATTAGGTTTCGAAGATAGAAGCTTTTCTGCAACCAAAGGATATTTCTTTTCATTTCTATTGTTTTGTTTATTTATCATCTCGATTATTTGTGACTTGTCGTTTCCTACAGCATTGTATCTTTTTAGCTTATTCGGACTTGCTTTCTTTATTGGATTCTGGGTAAAAAGCGCAAAATTCTTAATCTATTTTGCAATTGCTTATGGAATTTGGGTAATAGCCTTTTTTACTTATTTCTATCATATATTCGAGATTGTACCAGAAACAATTGAGTTAACAACATTTGTGATATCGGATGCGATTGTATACTATTCTTTATTTCATGGATATGCATCGTTAATACTTGTACATAGGTTTATTCCCTCAACGAGTAATATTGTACGACTTCTAAAATTTTCCTTAATAGCACTCCTCTGGACAATTGTTCCATATATCAATACATTGATTCAAGGCGGTGAATGGCCGAATTTGTTGATCTTTCCGATCAATCTTGGAATAATTTATTTCATAAAATTTTGTAAGGTTGTATCTGAATCCGACACAGGTGGCTACTCTTCAGGAGGTAGCTCATATTCTAGTTCAAGCTCCAGCTCTTCGAGCTCTTATTCAAGCTCATCATCTAGCAGCAGTAGTGGAAGTTCTTATAGTGGTGGAGGTGGAAGTTTTGGAGGCGGTGGTTCCAGCGGAAGTTGGTAA